The Vigna unguiculata cultivar IT97K-499-35 chromosome 6, ASM411807v1, whole genome shotgun sequence genome contains a region encoding:
- the LOC114189235 gene encoding uncharacterized protein LOC114189235, with protein MSMNIFGEINDWCYVGHNIEKIPSRDVGGHLGLLCRNTSKLCCCNLGRTPATSCLVTWLGHTTLCPCLRGNSYIQGMVIKSMGPVIVTAFNPLRMIIVTGLACIILSEQLYLGRYYYNAFILHIFFFSLY; from the exons ATGTCTATGAATATCTTTGGAGAAATTAATGATTGGTGTTATGTAGGCCATAACATTGAGAAAATACCCAGCAGAGATGTCGGTGGCCACTTGGGTTTGCTTTGTAGGAACACTTCAAAGCTCTGTTGTTGCAATCTTGGCAGAACGCCAGCAACCTCATGCTTGGTCACTTGGTTGGGACACACGACTCTTTGCCCCTGCTTACGCG GGAATAGTTACATACAAGGCATGGTCATAAAATCCATGGGTCCAGTTATTGTGACTGCTTTCAATCCTCTGCGTATGATAATTGTTACCGGCTTGGCCTGCATCATCCTATCTGAGCAACTCTACCTTGGAAGGTACTACTACAATGCTTTCATTCtccacattttctttttttctctttactgA